From a single Sorghum bicolor cultivar BTx623 chromosome 5, Sorghum_bicolor_NCBIv3, whole genome shotgun sequence genomic region:
- the LOC8057168 gene encoding uncharacterized protein LOC8057168, whose translation MARQAGRRSRPPPSPIPHWHRHHLAPTAPTLPLHVRVVPWPRRAGQPRPMLPELDCETSRRDPHRRSDPAHHGHRLPEPKLATMAATSHIPSSPAQIQRAGARDEAPCFTWRFRVSSSTCTQPGRRCAGGAPEQAAGADGNYLTPFETDMVIVTPGETIDVLMTADAPPAHYHMVALANQPPEPDPQIPVFVSRGLVRYAGGDDNNGRLPVPVAVVPVMPDQHNTMPSYYFHGNLTGLAYPELLVDAWAGVAMNFGFLFFVNQHANRKSIDSICMRA comes from the exons ATGGCGCGGCAGGCGGGGCGCCGGAGTAGGCCGCCTCCATCTCCGATCCCTCACTGGCACCGGCACCACCTCGCCCCAACAGCGCCCACGCTGCCCCTTCATGTTCGCGTTGTCCCGTGGCCCCGCCGTGCCGGCCAGCCCCGGCCCATGCTACCCGAGCTCGACTGCGAAACCTCCCGACGCGACCCGCACCGACGGTCAGATCCAGCTCACCATGGCCACCGCCTCCCTGAGCCCAAGCTCGCCACCATGGCCGCCACCTCCCATATCCCGAGCTCGCCCGCCCAAATCCAGAGAGCCGGGGCTAGGGACGAG GCTCCATGTTTCACCTGGAGGTTCCGCGTCTCCAGCAGCACCTGCACGCAGCCAGGGCGACGGTGCGCGGGCGGGGCGCCGGAGCAGGCGGCCGGCGCCGACGGCAACTACCTGACGCCGTTCGAGACAGACATGGTCATTGTCACACCGGGCGAGACGATCGACGTGCTGATGACCGCCGACGCGCCACCGGCGCACTATCACATGGTCGCACTCGCCAACCAGCCGCCGGAGCCGGACCCGCAGATCCCCGTGTTCGTCTCGCGGGGCCTCGTCCGCTACGCCGGCGGCGACGACAACAACGGTCGCCTGCCCGTGCCGGTGGCGGTCGTGCCCGTCATGCCCGACCAGCACAACACCATGCCGTCCTACTACTTCCATGGCAACCTTACCGGCCTCGCATACCCGGAGCTCCTCGTAGATGCTTGGGCTGGAGTTGCAATGAATTTTGGGTTTCTATTTTTTGTAAACCAACATGCAAATAGAAAAAGTATAGACTCAATTTGCATGCGGGCCTGA